From the Thermodesulfobacteriota bacterium genome, one window contains:
- the acs gene encoding acetate--CoA ligase translates to MAEKEISVLLDEHRVFPAPAEFAQQAHISSLAQYEAMYRRSVEDPEGFWGEMADQYLTWFRKWDRVLDYTFEKPSISWFKGGQLNACYNCIDRHLDGERRNKAAIIWEADDGSYRTYTYQQLHYEISRFANVLKKQGVKKGDRVSIYMPMIPELPIAMLACARIGAIHSIVFGGFSANALRDRINDCGASLLITSDEGVRGGRKVPMKVNADRALEECPSVQKVLVAKRGSGDVPMKDGRDLWWHQEVAAPDISAQCPPEVMDAEDPLFILYTSGSTGKPKGVLHTTGGYCLYTNMTFRWIFDYHEKETFFCTADIGWVTGHSYIVYGPLSAGATSLLFEGVPTYPDPGRFWAICDKHQVSTIYTAPTVIRSLMREGEKWVHQHRLTSLKLLGTVGEPINPEAWIWYHTHVGKGKLPIVDTWWQTETGGILISPLPGAMTLKPGSALRPFFGVVPAVLRQDGTPAASDEGGHLVIEKPWPGMIRGTYGDVDQKRVKEVYFSQHPGKYFSGDGARIDRDGDYWIMGRIDDVINVSGHRMGTAEIESALVSHESVAEAAVVGFPHDIKGEGIYVYVTLKEGIEPTDELAKILRGHVRTMIGPIATPDKMQFSPGLPKTRSGKIMRRILRKIAKGDVSDLGDTSTLADPTVVDSLVTNRV, encoded by the coding sequence ATGGCAGAAAAGGAGATCTCCGTTCTTCTGGACGAGCACCGGGTCTTCCCGGCCCCGGCCGAGTTCGCCCAGCAGGCACACATCAGCTCCCTGGCCCAGTACGAGGCCATGTACCGGCGCTCCGTGGAGGATCCGGAGGGCTTCTGGGGCGAGATGGCCGACCAGTACCTCACCTGGTTCAGGAAGTGGGACCGGGTTTTGGACTACACCTTCGAGAAGCCGTCCATCAGCTGGTTCAAGGGCGGCCAGCTCAATGCCTGCTACAACTGCATCGACCGCCACCTGGACGGCGAGCGCCGCAACAAGGCCGCCATCATCTGGGAAGCGGACGACGGCTCCTACCGGACCTACACCTACCAGCAGCTCCATTACGAGATTTCCCGGTTCGCCAATGTGCTCAAGAAGCAGGGGGTGAAGAAGGGCGACCGGGTCAGCATCTACATGCCGATGATCCCGGAGCTGCCCATCGCCATGCTGGCCTGTGCCCGGATCGGCGCCATCCACTCCATCGTCTTCGGTGGTTTTTCCGCCAATGCCCTCCGGGACCGGATCAACGACTGCGGCGCCTCGCTGCTCATCACCTCGGACGAGGGCGTGCGGGGTGGTCGCAAGGTGCCCATGAAGGTCAATGCCGACCGGGCCCTGGAGGAATGCCCCTCGGTGCAGAAGGTGCTGGTGGCCAAGCGGGGCTCCGGCGACGTGCCGATGAAGGACGGCCGGGACCTGTGGTGGCACCAGGAGGTGGCGGCGCCGGATATCAGCGCCCAGTGTCCGCCCGAGGTCATGGATGCCGAGGATCCCCTGTTCATCCTCTACACCTCCGGCTCCACCGGCAAGCCCAAGGGCGTGCTCCACACCACCGGCGGCTATTGCCTGTACACCAACATGACCTTCCGCTGGATCTTCGACTACCACGAGAAGGAAACCTTCTTCTGCACCGCGGACATCGGCTGGGTCACCGGCCACAGCTACATCGTCTACGGCCCGCTGTCCGCCGGCGCCACCTCCCTGCTCTTCGAGGGCGTGCCCACCTATCCGGACCCGGGCCGCTTCTGGGCGATCTGTGACAAGCACCAGGTGAGCACCATCTACACGGCGCCCACCGTCATCCGGTCGCTGATGCGGGAGGGGGAGAAATGGGTGCACCAGCACCGGCTGACCTCCCTGAAGCTCCTGGGCACCGTAGGCGAGCCCATCAACCCCGAGGCCTGGATCTGGTACCACACCCATGTGGGCAAGGGGAAGCTGCCCATCGTCGACACCTGGTGGCAGACCGAGACCGGCGGCATCCTGATCTCCCCCTTGCCGGGCGCCATGACCTTGAAGCCCGGCTCGGCGCTGCGGCCCTTCTTCGGCGTGGTGCCGGCGGTGCTCCGCCAGGACGGCACGCCGGCGGCCAGCGACGAGGGCGGGCATCTGGTGATCGAGAAGCCCTGGCCGGGCATGATCCGCGGCACTTACGGGGATGTGGACCAGAAGCGGGTGAAAGAGGTCTACTTCAGCCAGCATCCGGGCAAATACTTCTCCGGTGACGGCGCCCGCATCGACCGGGACGGCGACTACTGGATCATGGGCCGCATCGACGATGTCATCAACGTCTCCGGCCACCGGATGGGCACGGCGGAGATCGAAAGCGCCCTGGTCAGCCACGAGTCGGTAGCCGAGGCCGCGGTGGTGGGCTTTCCCCACGACATCAAGGGCGAGGGCATCTACGTCTACGTCACCCTCAAGGAGGGCATCGAGCCCACGGACGAGCTGGCCAAGATCCTCCGGGGCCACGTTCGGACGATGATTGGCCCCATCGCCACCCCGGACAAGATGCAGT